The sequence ttcAAGCCCGTGTCTAGCGGACCGCTGAGCTTTTGTTCTCACCCACCGTATTTTCAGCTTCCTGTGTAAGCCCCGGTgtcaaggagaggcagagggggggtGGCTTCAGTGTGACCTTCCCAGCCTGGGTGACCTTCTGGCTGAGCAGAAGTACCCCGGTGGGTGCCCGGACACGCCAGGGGGCTCCGGGAGGGGAGTGAGTGGGCTGGGCATGGCCCTGACCCCTGTTTGTCCACAGATCAGCCAGGTCTTGGGCAATGAAATCAAGTTTGCTGTTCGGGAGCCTCTGGGGCTGAGGTGAGCACTTGAGCGTGAGCTTGGGCCGGGGGCAGGGTTATGGGGAAGGGCCGTGCAAGACCCTGCCGCATCAGCTCTGCCCTGGTGCCCTCGTGCCTGTGGTTCCATCCCGTCTCGTTCCCTCCCCCTAACGCCAGCCATCCCTGGACATCTTGGCTGGAGAGGGGAGGGTCCCCTGGGGCCTGGGCGCAGCAGCAAGGGGCCTGGCTGTGACCcgtctctccccgtctctgccaGGGTCTGGCAGTTTGCTTCTGCCGTGCTCTTCTCCGGCATCGCCATCATGGTGagccccagccccccgcccccggccctggGTCCGGCTCCCTGTGTCCTGCCTCTGAACCTCTGTTGGGGGTTCCTCCTCTACCCTGGGGGCCCCGCTGCCTCTACCCACGTGGTCATCATGCTGAAGGCCCTCTAGCTCCCTCCACAGTCCCAGCTCCCAACACTCATTCCCACCTGTACCCGACCTGCTCTGGCACATCCTAGATCCCGTGGTCCACATTCCTGACTCGTTGCCCCTAGAAACCCAGAGCCTTCTGTCCTGACACGGAAGGCTTGGGGCCAATCAAGGTTCTGACAGTGGACTGCCCCAGGGATCTCAGCCCTGCttctggggggaaggagggacatGTCCAGAGGATGTTTCAACAGCGACCCCCACCAACTTTGCCCATGAACTTCCCACCAATGTCCACAGGCCCTCGCCTTCCCTGACCAGCTCTATGATGCGGTCTTTGATGGAGCCCAGGTGACCAGCAAGACCCCCATCCGCCTCTATGGCGGTGCCCTCCTCAGTGAGTATTGCTAGGGCAGACTCCGAGGGACGTGATGGGCAGCCGGGGACCAACGGGGACTGAGAGGAGCACGGGGAAGCCTTTCTTTGTGCGTGGGCTCCCCCTCTAAGCACCTGCTGTCCCTCCCTTCAGCTGAGTCTGTCTCTGCTGGGTGTGTGCCGCCATCTCGTGGCCACTGCTGGAATGCACCCGGTGGACACGGGCAAACGCCGAATACTTACTGTGtgtagctcccccccccccccccctctggtCATCCAGGTACAGAGGTGAATGAGGCTcgggccctgccctccaggaccTCACGGCCTAGCGCGGGAGACCAAATCGACACGGGTCTGCAAAACCCCTCCCACCCTCGGGCCTCTCCTTAGAACCATTCTGTTTCCGAATTTGTCACACCCCGTGCCTGGCCGGAAGCCGAGTTAACAGCCTTTAAAGCCTAGCACAGGAGCGTCCCTCCTCTTCTCTAAAACATCCCGCGGTCCCTTTTACCTGCAGAATAGAGGCCCAGCCCCTCCACCTGGCATTCGGGGTGGTCTGTGGGGTGGATCCAGCCTACCTTCCCAGACCCGCCTCCCCCATATCCCACCGTGGGCCCTGGGCTCCGGCCGCATCTCGTGATGCCCAGTCCCCCGTTTCAGAAAGCCTCCatgcctttgcacatgcagttTCCCCCAACCTTGTGCTGATTGCACTTGTACTCATCCTTCAAGGGTCTGCACCAGtgccagggggcaggggcaggggctggtggAGATCGGGGTGGCTTCAAGGACATCACCCATGCAGTGGGAGAGCTAGGGTTATGGGGTTCGGTGGGATGGCGGATGGCTTTAATTTGGGGAgtgtgaatgggggtggggaaagtggaAGTCTGGGTTCCTGGCAAATCTGCCCAATGGAGGAGGAACGGGCCCCTGCCCCAAGGGGTTAGGGCTCAAGATGCCTTCCCCAGTCTGCTCTTtgtcccccctgccccaggcatCTCCCTGATCATGTGGAATGCTCTCTACACGGCTGAGAAAGTGATCATCCGATGGACTCTGCTCACCGAAGCCTGTTACTTTGGGGTCCAGTTCTTGGGTGAGTCTTGAGGTGGGCAGTGAGACAGGGAGGCTGACGGGGtgggaggtgtgggcagggtggtGTGGCCCCTGGCTTTCCAGCTCTTGCTGCCTGGTTTCCAGGAAGTGACAAAATCCATCCGAGGGGGAGGGGCTCACGTGGCCGTGTCTACCTGTGTTCCCCTGTGCTCACCTACCCACACACACCTGTACCTtcttgaatacacacacacacacagccacagccTCCCCCGTGTACGTGCACCTGCCGCCTCCCATAACCCATCGCTCACTTGTGTACCCAGAGCAGGTGTGATGGCATGCTTGCCCTTGCCCCAGTACCTGCCACGTGGGGGACATCACAACAGACATGTCCGTGAGGGCCAACAGCTGGCAGGACCCCCCCCAGCTCAGCAtgccatctttttccttttttaagtttatgtatttattctgagagcgagcgtgggagggggagggggagagagagagagagagagagagagagagagaatcccaagcaggctctgcaccggcagcacagagcccagttcggggatcgaactcacgaacggtgagatcatgacctgagctgaaaccaagggttggccACTTGACTGAGCCGCCTGGGCGCCCGTCAGTATGTCGCCCCGGGTTGAGGGTGAGGCACACCCCTCCGCTGACGTCTGTCCCTTCCCGGTCTTTCTCCCACAGTGATCAGTGCCACGCTCGCAGAGACCGGCCTCGCGTCCCTGGGGATCCTGCTGCTCTTGGCCAGCCGCCTCCTTTTTGTCGTCATCAGCATTTACTACTATTACCAAGTGGGCCGAAAACCCAAGAAAGTCTAGCCACTCCCTGGGCCGGGGCCCCTGTGTGGCGGGGAGGccccggggcctcagtttccctctggctgctggaaggcaggaaggagcctgCCCTGTGCCGGGCCTGCCCCCAGGCAGGCGGGGCTGACCGCCTTCCTTTCCTCCCGGGCACCCCCAAATGCTGTGATCTCCTGGGCTTTCAGGTTTGGGGAGGGACGGGGCCTCTTGAACCTCTGGCCCTCGCCCCACACAGGAACGCCTCCTTTTCGTGGGTCTCTTGGCCTCCGGATCCCCTGGACAGACACTCACTGGAGAGCTTGAGTCGTGGGGTTTTGGCCTGAGATGGGGCTCCCGCCCCTTCTGCCGGGAGGCCCTTCTCTGGTTTGAGACAGGCTGAGCACTGTCCCCCAGTCCTCCCTACACCCCTGGCCACTCTAGTGCCCATGTGGCTGACCTTGGCTTCCGTGTATGCCTGGAAAAATCCAAGAATTTGACCCCGTGCCCCTATCCCTCCCCACCCATGggagctgcccctgccccctaACCGCACACGCCTGCCCTTCCCACAGCCCAGCTGCGGGCGGACCGGCAGGGGTGGTGGTCTCTGAGCCGGTGCCTCCCTTTCAGCCTCCCTCTGCAGTGGGCCACCTGTCGCCAGAGCCCGGTCCCCAGCCCCAAGCCCGGCCACCACAGGCTCTCCTAGGGCCTTACTCTAGGCTGCCGTGCCTCCACCCGGCTCCCGGACGCCCCTAGGAGTCCCCTTCCCCCAACTGGCCTGGGTCCAGCCTCACCCCCAGGCTGACCCCGACAGTGGACGCAGAGAGAGGTGGAACCCCCGTGATGGGGTTTGGaggtgaagaagagagagacgCAGTGGCGTTTCCTCGTCCCTTCGGTCTGCCCAGTTCAGTCCCCTCGCGCACCCTCGCCTTCTCCCCGGGGTGCTGCCCCCAAGACCCAGCGGGGTAGGACTGGGTGCCCTTCAAACTCAGCAggggaaataaatagaaatatttcagcAGGCCACTCCTCTAATGTCGTCCCCACCCCAAGTGCCCTGGAGGAGGCTAACACGCGGTTCCCTCAGAGCTGAGgacaccctccctgcccctgctcgtGCGCCCCCCTTTAGCCCTCACTCCCAGTGCTCTCCTTCCCTCTAGGCCGCAAATGTGCACAGAAGTGGTGGCCCTCACGGTCTGGGGACAGGGGTAGAGAAAGGCAGCCCAGGCCCCAGACGTGTTTCTCGTCTTGGGATAGTGTTGGGtagggcggcggggggggggggggggggcggcaggtgCAGCCCAGCTCTGGCTGCTTCCAAGTGAACCTCTGCCTGggccccctgcccagcccacaCCGGGCCCGGCTGTCCCCGAAGCCCAGCTGTAACTACTGTTCCACGCGGAGGGGAGGGGCCTGACGGGTTGGACGACGCCCACCGCCACCTTGGGGAGTCAAGTGGATGGCCAGTGGGCAGTGCCCTCAGTGCCCTGGGGCCCTGTCGCGTCCTGTATCTGACCCAGGCCTTTTAAGGCTGGGCTGATCCTCTGGAGGGTGATGGGTGGTTTGTCCTAGTCagtgctcctccccccacccaggggcaCAGGGGAATAGAAAGCATGGGCTTTGCAGCCTGGGTGAGGCACCTGCCGGGCTGGCCAAGCTGCCTCAGCCTCagcccgggtgggggtggggcgagcCGGAGGGCGGCCTGGCCTTGTCCCTTGGGTGGTAATGAGGGCCTGCTGGGATGGTGCTGTCGTGAAATTCTGTGCTGCTTGGACATCGGAGCTGGGCCCAGAGGGACCTAGCAGAGCCCGGCAGACCTGGTCCGGGGATGTGGCGGGGGGATTAAGGCAAGGAGCCATcgctgggagggaggcagtgacaaacagggagggggacccaCACATCTCCTGAAGAAGGCCCAGTGTCGGCCCGGCTCCCCATCCTAAAGGTTTGGGaagacaccccccgcccccgctccacCCACCACCCTTTACCTTTGCCCCTGGAGCCCCGCGCCCTCCGTGCCTCAGCTCCccccttctgccccacccccacccaagcaAGACCACCTTCTTCACAGCCACTATTTATTCTtcgttcctttttctttttgtaagaaaCAGTCACAAAAACCAGTGCAAAACCATCAGTGTGGGCGTCCTGTTTTATATTACAAAAACTCCTCTTGATATAGAATATAAAAGGGGGGGTTCACAGGaaataaacatgataaattaGCTCTGCTATCTACTGGAAGGAACATTTACAGGTTTCAAAATAGACTTTCGACACGGGacccatggggaaagggaagagggggcTTCTGGGAGATGGGGGTGCCGGGGCCTCAGCTGGTTCAGGGTATCCTGGCCGGGTCCCTTAGGTATGGAAAGGAGGGACGAGAGCTTCGTAACCCCTCAGATGGGTTCCCTTTTCTAAGAGGCGGCAGCTTCGGAGCCAGAAGGTGGCTTTCAGTCTGGGGTTGTGTGACCAACAGGGTAGGGTTGTTTATCGGCCGTACGTGGACCAGTCCAGTTAGACCTCAGTGCCTGGGAAAGGCTCGGTCGAGCCAGACTGGCACGGACCTTGCCTTTTCATGCTTCAGAATGGCTGCAGACAGCCTTGCAAATAACGACCAGCCTGGGTCAATGCTACGGACTGTCTGCTTTGTCTTTCCGGCCCCAGTGTGGGCAGTAGCCAGATAAGGGGCTCTTTGGCCCCCTTCTGGAAAGCCGTTAGGGATGAGTCTCATATGCACCCTTGAACCTGCCTCAGCCAGATATTCCTCCAAGacccacccttcctccccctgAGGGGATGGACTGGACAGGAGGAGGGGGGTGAGTGCCAGATAGATGCCAGGCCCTCCTTACCTTGAAGGGCCCGGATTCTCCTGGGTGCTGCGGACCAGATGGGGCCCGGAAGTCTGGGATGCCCCTGGCCTAGAGCCACACAGTTGCCCAGTCAGACCCCGAGTCCCGCCCAGCCAGCTCTTTTTGTCAACCTTAGGCCATTTGCCTCTGCTGGAGCCAAGCACGTGGGTGGGCGGGGCTGGAGAGGGGCATGCCCAAGGCCCCTCTCGGGCTGGGCTGGGGTTCCAGCTGCAGGGTCCCGGGGACGCCCATCGCTAGGGAGCCCACGGCATCATGTGTGGAATTGCCAGGACAGGCTGCTACAGGGACTCTATGGCAAGCCCCAGCTTGGAGACCACGAGGGGGACCTGGGACTAGAGGGGACAGCAGGAggatgggagggggaaggggagagacaagAGGAGGGTCAAAGCCAATCTTTACAGCAGGCACAGAACTGGGGCTGCATCTCTGAAGGGGGCAGGTGGCAGAGCAGAGAAGCACAGGGCTCCAGGCCAcagctgtctctctcccactggcTGGAAAGCTGGAAGGGAGGCTGGAAGCTGACGCAGGGCCTGGGAGTCAGAACAGGCCCTTCCCAGACCCTGAAGAGGGACGTGGAGAGGAGGTCAGGCGCCACACCGCCCCTCCCCTTGCCAAGCCCGCGGCAGACGTCACTAATCAAGC is a genomic window of Acinonyx jubatus isolate Ajub_Pintada_27869175 chromosome D1, VMU_Ajub_asm_v1.0, whole genome shotgun sequence containing:
- the TP53I11 gene encoding tumor protein p53-inducible protein 11 gives rise to the protein MAAKQPPPLMKKHSQTDLVSRLKTRKILGVGGEDDDGEVHRSKISQVLGNEIKFAVREPLGLRVWQFASAVLFSGIAIMALAFPDQLYDAVFDGAQVTSKTPIRLYGGALLSISLIMWNALYTAEKVIIRWTLLTEACYFGVQFLVISATLAETGLASLGILLLLASRLLFVVISIYYYYQVGRKPKKV